The following DNA comes from Ricinus communis isolate WT05 ecotype wild-type chromosome 10, ASM1957865v1, whole genome shotgun sequence.
CCATCGATAAGATTCTTAGGTATCTTAAAGGCACCCCTGGTCAAGGGattttgatgaaaaataacaGTTCAAATGATATTATTGGTTTTTCTGATGTAGATTGGGCCGGAAGCTGTGACAGAAAGTCAACTTCTGGTTTCTGTACATTTGTGGGTGGCAACCTAGTAACTtggaaaagcaagaaacaAACTGTAACTGCTAGATCCAGCGCAGAAGCAGAATACAGAGCAATGGCATCAACTGCCAGTGAGCTAATATAGATCAAACAAGTTCTTGCAGACATGGGAATTAATTGCAACAGCCCAATGAAAATGTACTATGATAATCAAGCAGCAAGGCACATTGCTTCAAACCCTGTCTTCCATGAATGCACCAAATATATCGAAGTAAACTGCCACTTCATAAGGGAAAAAGTTCAATCTGGTGAAATTGAAACTCCATTCATCAGAAGCCACGAACAGTTGGCAAACATTCTCACAAAAGCCTTGAATAGAGCTGATCATCAATATCTTCTTAGCAACATGGGATCAATCAATCTATTCGGACCCATCTTGAGGGGAAGTGTTGAAGAACAAAAGCATAACACATCATGTATAAACCAGTAGATAAAGACCGAGGGTCATGGCCTCAGATCCTGCTATCATCACAGGCCTCCAAGCTGACATTAGGAGCAACCTTTCTTCCCTAAGTAAGAAAGGTCACTTCTACTAATGCTAGATCAAGGAATAAGAACGTTATCATAGAGTTTAGGATCTAAGTACATAGTTATAAGACCGTTAGCATCAATTGTATATATGAGGGCCATATTCATTCaatagaattcaaaatcttaGCCTGTAAATCATCACAGTTCAATACAACAATCACTTTCATCTTTTTCACAATTGCTTTGGGTCTCCTGATCATCATTCTGAACCTGTGATCTGGAGTTTGGCGGCAATGCTTGCAGCTTTACAAATAGCTATACTATTTTCtcaattatataaatcaaCTACATAATCTGTCTTCATATAGACACAAAAATATGAATGTGAAGTATTTAAATTCCAAGCCTAATTGAGTTTGGTTTCCATTTTCAACAATATTCAGTGACTTCcatttgtaattaattaaatctcttTTAATCATAATTCAAATTTGATACCGACATTAGTGAAGAAGGAATTTGTTTGCTTACGAGCAAAATGACCAAGTAATTGAAGGCTTTGAAAAGATCTTAGAAAGATAATCTAGGAGTCTCATTGCAACAATAAGAAGATAGATAACTATTCTCAAGTTCTTTCACcacttcaattatttttagccctttttttctaaataacgAATGCATTCAGGTTCAAGAGCTCTAAAAGCTTCCAATTCCTGCTCCTACCCATGCCCTGTTGTCTCTACCATAACGTCCTGTTGTCTCTTAAAACTGTTCATTAGATTCTACTGCTTTACCCAATTCACTAGAAGAAATCCATCTCGAGTTTAAGGATAAGAGAAATCCAATGATCTATCTGGCCAAAAGCACCGAGTAGCACCATGCCAAAGCTATAAACATCATTCTTCTGATTCGATCTTCTcattaaaataacttatagAAATGGACTCGGGTAGTGCAGCGAGTCCTATTGTCCCTTCCACAGTATCCTTGGCATGTGACTTTACCTTCAGGAATAGACAAAGATGGAAAAATAGGACACTTCGGAGACACATTTTCCTCCAGTAAGATATCTGAGATTGTAATATTTCTATCAACTATATGCCTGGGAAATGCAACATGCATATACACCACCACATATTAGTTGTGTCTGCTACAATTTCAACAAAGATTGAGGATTTTTGTTCACTCGATCAAAATCAATTAAGTTGAGTGGCCattcaattaatatattctCAAATCTAGTGAAGATGGTAGGAACAATTAAGATAATTCAAATTGCTTGCTACCATTGACACAATAACCAATTCAGAGAGTGATAAATATATAGacatttgaaataatattgatGTAGGCAAGCACTAACAATTAGAAACAAAGGAGTGATAAATATGCCTGAGTTGTTTTGCCACATCAGTAATTTTTGACCTATCTTCTTCATCAATGCGAGTGCACTGAATGCCAAGTACGACAAACGTTTTCAATTGTTGCTCTTTTTCAGGCCACGCCCCCTCTTCAACAATTAGGTTTGAATCTCCGAActgaattatttgaaaaattaatataatttaaaatcaaaatttatatataatgatcacacaattttgaaaatctaactttaaaaatttctaaaatttagtTCGATCTCAAAGATCTTTCAATATCTAAATTTCTTCAGACCATGCTCACCTTAATCtaatagataatatttttggCTTAACTCCTTTTGGAGGTATTCCATTTCAGCTGAACTCTTTTTAaaggtatttttataattaacgTTTCAAcgatttaatttgattaaatttaaaatagagtTAAATCAAATTAGTCAAACTTGCTAGTAATAGGATTGAACTGAACTAAATAAGCAGTAAGTAAACTGAATTTGAATAAAGAGTTATTTGCAGAAATATTCCTTTTATAGcaataattacatttttacttcaaagaaaaagtttacAACTATATGCTCAaactaaaatatcataaacaTCAACCATGtcaatcatcaaaataatcacatatcaactaaatattcattcatgaaaagaaaaaataaaaatcaataaaattatataaaattaaaaatattaaataaaaaattaaagattagcaaataaaattaaaatctaaataaatatagattaGACAATGAAAAAACCAAATATAAACTATCCCcgttttaatataaattaaacatcaacagttaatatacaattaaattaaattaagcaaTTAATATAGAGTTCAgtaatattaatgaaaatagaaaaaaaattattttaagtatagttagtattaaattatgataataatttgtgtaattaatatattagaagttatcaaattaaaacaattagtatattaaattaatatttaaaatatactgATAATTGAGGGGTTATTatgcaaaaataatttttgataattttgtaattaattaagttggAAAGGGTACTTTGGTAATTTTAAAGACtcttttgataaaaatgaCATCAGTTCAAAGGTAACAAATGTTAAACAGCATCGTGGAAGACCCTGTTTACCATAAGGGCCTGTTTGAGACATATGATTTTATTCCCTAATCAAAATTTGGATGTCGGTAGCTACTGCAGAGGAGGAATAGACTGATGAATTCGCTTGGGTTCTCTTACAACATCAGTCACTGTTGGTATTTCTTTTCTGCTTCACTGCACACGCAACTGAGAGCAAGTTTTCCAAAAGCTAGTAGTTCTTGCTGCCCTATATCATCATTCAGAATTGTGTGATCTACAAcctcaaattaatttttgattctCTATATAGTGGACCGCATAATCTAGTACGCAACCGTGCTCGTTACCACATAGGAAAAGAACTTTTTCCGTTCAATAGCTGAAGTATGGTCACTATTGAAGAACAAAAGCAAAACACAACAGGTTTAAACCAGCAGTTAAAGACTGAGGGTCAAGGCCTCAGGTCTTATCATCACAGGCCAGAAAGCTGACATTAGGAGCAACCTTTCTTCCCTAAGGAAGAAAGGTCACTTCTACTAATCCCAGAACAGAAATAAAATCGTTGACATAGAGTTTAGGGTCTAAACGTCATAACAATAAGACCATTAATCTCAGGATTAtactcattcattagatctcaGAATAACAATTTGTAAATCATCACAGATTAATACCAACAAttatttcatctttttcacatggtatcagagcagttTTGATCTTGTCATCATCTACCCAGCCTTAATCACACAAAACACTTCATCATCATGTCTCACAGTGACATTACCAAATTAACCAACATCACATTAAAAGGTAACTAGAACTACTTCGAATGGTCAAGGACAGTGTACATTAGCCTAAGTGGCAGAAAGAAATTAGAGTTCATCATAGGAACCCGAAACAAGCCACAGCCAATTAACTCTAATGaaccaacaaaagaagaaattgaagcAGCAGAAGAGTGGCAGACGACTGACCACATGGTCATGTCACTACTCACCAATACAATGAAGCCTCAGATAGCCAGGCTATGTATGCTACTGGCTTCATCACAGGCAATTTGGGacaaagtaaaaaatttgTATGGGCATGAGCAAAATTATGCacatatttttcatttgaaacAGGAACTAGCTCAGATAAGGTAGGGGACTCGGACAAGCACGAGTTATGCCACAGAAGTTTTGACTCGGTGGGAAGAACTTCAGAGTTACCTCCCACCAACCACAGATCAAGAGGAGGcgagaagaagagaggaacAAATTTAGTGTATACTTACCTGGGGGGACTCGATTCTAGCTACGAAGCCCTAAGATCTCAGATCTTACTGTCAAGCAATCTGCTTCACATCGATGCCATTATAGCAACAATCCAACATGAGGAAACATGACGGGCAATGATGGGGATTGCAAGCAGCTTAGACAACACAGAGTAAGCATATAACTCCAGCCTCTCGCACCCCCGCGACATGGCTCGAGTGTGAGGAGTGCCCGCCAGCGCCGAGAGGTGCAGCCACTGCCGAAAGAAGGGGCACACTCAGGAGCGCTGTTGGCACCTCCATCTGCACCTTCGGCCGAACATCAACAGGAACAAAAGAGGGAGAAATAGGAGACGGGAGAAGGAAGGAAGAAATGGCTTTGGTGGCGTGGAAGTGTCAAGTACAAATAACCCTAGTGGTTATGAGGGATATGATGCGGGTCGGGATGAGAAGAACGGGTCGGGTGTTTTTAACTTAATCCGACCCGGCTCTCATATCCTGACCTGACTCGACACACCCGACCCGGCCCATGTGGAGTGACCCGACCCGATCCGACCCGATTCGACTCCATCAGATGGTCCGACCCAAATCCAACAGAGAAATCCCAAATTTCTCAACTTATCTCCCAGCTTTAGTCAATTATTCAGCCTCTGCAATCTCGTGGGTCAGGTTTGGTATcgcaaaattatataaattctttaattaactCTTCAAATTGGATACTTGACTCCGAGGCAACAGATCACATGATATGGGATGCCACAAAATTGTGAAATTTTGTTCCTACTAATTCAGTCATGTGACCGTTGCCAATGGACACCAAGCTAAAATCACTGATTTTGCCTCCTtgaaattattgtataatgATATTCACAATGTTCTTCTTTTACTGGATTTCAAATCCAATTTATTATCCGTTGGTCATATCACCAGAAATTTAAATTGCAATGTTAATTTCTCATCATCTACAGTCTTATTTCAGGATTGAATCACAGAGAAGACGATTGGTGAAGGCCGCTTTGAGAATGGCCTCTATTATCTCATTAATCCTCCCAATCAGTGTCTAGTCTCCTCCAACCCTATTAGTCAAGACATTTTGATCCACTGGCGGTTTGGGCATCCGTCTGATCGTGTTTTAAATCAGCTTTTTTGTCTTAATATGAACACTAGTTACTGTGACATTTGCAAATTTGCCAAACATACTAGATTACCTTTTCCTGTATCTTCTACTACATCAGACCATatgtttgatttaattcattccgatgtttggggacctgtCCCGTTACTTCTTATAATCACTTTCGCTATTTTGTCACCTTTATTGACGACCATTCTCGCACCACTTGGGTTTACTTATTAAAGGCAAAAATGAAGTTTTGCTTCCAgaatttttttccattttattcaaaatcagtataatgtcaaaattaaaatttttcggTCAGATAATGGCACtgaatatatcaataaatacttttctaattttctctCTAACAAAGGAATTTTACATCAAACCACCTGCATTTATACTCCCGAACAAAATGGTGtttctgaaagaaaaaatcgtCATCTTCTTGAAGTCACCAGATCAAttctctttaaaaataatgttcCCCATATTTTTTGGTCGGATGCCCTCCTGACTGCTGCCTACCTCATCAATCGCCTACCTAGTCCCAAGCTCAAAAATCTCAGTCCCCTCAAAATTCTCAAGGGTCGGAAAATAGAATTAGGTCACATTCGAGTCTTTGGGTGCACAGCCTTTGTCCATGTTCGATGTTCTCATAAACTTGCCCCGAGTTATGTGAAAACAGTGTTCCTAGGATACTCTTCTaaaaaaaaggggtataaatGTTACGACCCTTCCACACACAAGACCTATCTCTCTCGGGATGTGTCATTTAATGAATGTACCCCTTATTTCATAAATGACTCTCTCTCTCCATATGTGCCCTCTACTTTGTTATTTCCAGATaacctttcctttttttacaGTTTAGTCTTCACTACTCCATCCACCAGGGAGCCGCTTCCCGAGGCAATTCCCGATGCCACCTCTTCAGGGGGAGCCAATACCATTCCCGAGGCAACTTCTTCAAGGGGAGACAATGAGTCACAagttgaagaaattgcccCGCGAAGATCATCTCGGCCTATCCGCCCTCCTGTCAGACTAAGGGACTATGTGTCCCACCAGGTGTCGTATCCCATCCAACACTTTATTAGTTATCACACTGTGTCCAATTCATATAAGACCTATCTAAGTAATCTCACTGCTCACACTGAGCCCTCTTCCTTCTATGAAGCTAACACCAACCCTAACTGGTGCAAGGCTATGAAGGAAGAGCTTCAGGCTCTTGAAAAAAAATGACACATGGGAATTAATATCTCTGCCATAGAATAAAAAACCTGTGGGGTGAAAATGGGTGtacaaaatcaaatataaacatGATGGGACGATTGAGCGATATAAGGCTAGACTGGTAACAAAAGGGTTCACTCAAATATATGGGGTAGACTATCAGAAAACCTTTGCTCCAGTAGCTAAAATGAGCACCGTTCgcattttattatctattgCTATTAACTCAGGATGGAGCttatttcaaatggatgtgaaaAATGCGTTCCTCCAAGGGTCTCTCTCGAAGAAGTCTACATGACCCTACCTCCAGGTTACAAGCCTACAACCGATTAATCCCTGGTATGTAAGCTAAAAAAGGCTATCTATGGATTGAAACAGTCGCCAAGTGCATAGTATGCCAAGCTAAGCCACTTTCtcttaagaattaatttcattaaatgtgCATCTAATTCCTCTATGTTTGTCAAACACACTCACACATGCACCGTCGTTGTCCTtgtttatgttgatgacatcatCATAACAGGtaacaataataaagaaattgaaaaagttaaacaaaaactaaaaagagaATTTGACATCAAAGACCTCGGTCAACTGTCATACTTTCTTGGAAAGAAATAGCCAAATCTCATAAAGGCCTGTTTCTATCCCAAAGGAAGTACGTCCTTGATCTGttaaaagaaacagaaaaaatagGGGTGAAACCTATAGATACACCAATGGAGACTAAAGTCAAACTTAACCTAGAAGATGGCGATCCTTTAGATAATATAGGGCATTATCAACGCCTAATAGGAAAACTAATCTACCTCACTGTCACCAGACCAGATATCACCTATGCAGTGAGTATGGTAAGCCAGTTCATGCATGCACCACGTACTAGTCATTTGGATGCCATCGATAGGATTCTTAGGTATCTCAAGGGCACCCCTGGTCAAGGTatttggatgaaaaataatagtacAAATGATATTGTTGGTTTTTTCGATGCAGATTGGGCCGGAAGCTGTGACAGAAAATCAACTTCTGGTTTTTGTACCTTTGTGGGTGGCAACCTAGTAACgtggaaaagcaaaaaataaactGTAAGTGTAAGATCCAGCGTATAAGCAGAATACAGAGCAATAGTATCAACAGCCAGCGAGCTAATATGGATCAAACAAGTACTTACAGACATGGAAATTGAATGCAAAGGCCCAATAAAGATGTACTGTGACAATCAAGCAGCAAGGCACATTGCTTCAAACCCTATCTTCCACGAACGCACTAAGCACATTGAAGTAGACTGCCACTTCATAAAGGAGCGAAATTGAAACTCCATTCATCAGAAGCCACGAATAGTTGGCAGACATTCTCACAAAAGCCTAGAACAAAGCTAATCATCAAAATCTTCTTAGCAAGATGAGATCGGTCAACCTATTCGAACCCatcttgagggggagtgttgaagaaCAAAAGCAAAACACAACAAGTCTAAACCAACAGTTAAAGACTAAGGGTCAAGGCCTCAAGTCTTATCATCACAGGCCAGAAAGCTGACATTAGGAGCAACCTTTCTTCCCTAAGGAAGAAAGATCACTTCTACTAATCCCAGAATAGAAATAAGATCGTTGACATAGAATTTAGGGTCTAAACATCATAGCAATAAAACCGTTAATCTCAAATGTATATAGGGTCAtactcattcattagatctcaGAATAACAATTTGTAAATCATCACAGATCAATACCAATAAttatttcatctttttcaCAGACACACCAAAACAGAAAACATTAAGCTTCTCAGTTACATAACCTGAACAAGCATATTTAGGTGCCAAGTTTCCTATTCTTCCATGCACGGCATCTACTATGACATGCGACTCACCATCAGGAATAGATATTAGAAGAGAAAAATCTGTAATCTTGGGAACATAGTCTTTACGCAATATTATGGTAGATAGTCTAAAATCTCTAAGAACAACGGGCCTTGAAAGAGCAGTGTGTAGATAAGCAACTGCCATAGTTTTTTTAAGTGTGAATCAATATTACCTCacttatatatgttttacagaacaagaaaagatgaaaataaaattataatattttaggaGTATCCCGATAGCTGATTTGATGGTAAAtcatctataaaataattttattattaaaagaatattattactaatattaaattatagaaatctaaagatattaatttataatatagtaaaataaatcaCATAGTACTTCTTTATCACGAAAAAAATTAGTCCTCTGAGTGCAAAAGCGCCTAACCACAAAGTatatttttgtacttttttcAAATATCTTTTCAATGCTACAATGTGTCGAGAACCTGTGATACATTGTAGTACACGGGCTTAATTTTGTATCTGATATTATTACAAAAAGTAATACTCCAGTACTAAAGAAGAGAAATAAACAACCAGGAATTTCCATAGatgtattattaataatattataccATGCATCTAAGCCCATCAAATTAACTCCAACAACAGAATTGATCTCAACAATTACTACTTGCAGACTGATAGATTTGCCTTAGTTGTTTTGCCACTTCAGTAATTGCTGGCCTATTTTCTTCAAGATCACAGGAGCACTGAAGGGCAAGCAGAGAAAACTTTTGTAGTTGCTGCTCTTTCCCAGGCCAGGGACCCTCTTGTAAAATAAAGGGGTCTACTACAATTTCATAGTTAAACCTTTTTGTCTCCGCATATGCCTTCAGACCGTCCACCAAATAATTCTCAGGAGTTGCAAAAGGAAGAGGATGTTGCATCCTCTTTCCAGTCAAAAGCGAAAGGAGAACTACACCGAAACTATAAACATCCACCTTCTCATTTATAGTACTTTTTGAGAAGAACTCCGCAGCAAGAAATCCTAGTGTCTCCTTTGGGACTTTCTCAGTACGTACTCCATGTTCTATATGGTATTCACCTTCAGGAATGGGTGCGGACAAAGAAAAATCAGTGAGCTTGGGAACATAATCTTGATCTAGCAGGATATTTCAAGGTTTGATATCTCTATGAATAATAGGCCTTGGAAATGCAGTGTGAAGATACGCAATGGCAGTAGCTGCACCAATTGCAATCCTTAGCCTATTTGTCCATGATAAAGGTTGAAAACCAGCTAGATGGGGATTATAAATGCGATCATGAAGTGTTCCATTTTCAGCAGATTCAAAAACTAGAATTGGAAGTTCAGTCTCTAAGCAGCATCCTAGCAGTTTTAGAGCATCTTTATGAGAGTTCATTTGCGATGCGAACACAATCTCACTGATAGGAGAGCTCATTTGCGATGCGAACACAATCTCACTGATAGGAGAGCTCATTTGCGATGCGAACACAATCTCACTGATAGGAGAGCTCATTTGCGATGTGAACACAATCTCACtgatataattttgatttactGCATACTTTTTCAAGATTATTGGGCGATCCCGTGGACAACATATAGAACCCATCATCCCAGAAAACTTGACTATGATCATAGTTTTTAGTAGCATTGTTGAGATCTTTGACAGAGAACCAACGGATTGGATTACCTCCACCATTATTGAAAGAGATTGAAGCCTCTACTAGCATCCTCCCATTTTTCACGAATGCTGTCTCTGCTTCTGCTTCCCTATCTTGCTTGGCTCTGAAGCATGCGATCATCTTTCTTGCCTATAGACTGTTCACTGTTCACTTGCTGTGGTATAGAGAAACAGAGTTCAGGTTCTATGAAATTGTGCTAGCATGTATGCAGTTCAGTGACttcaaaaactaaataaagGTGAAAAAGaggtagaaaaaaaaaaagtacctGTCCCAATTAAGAAATCTTCAATTCCCAAGAATCCTCTGTAAGAAAAAAGCAAAACAAAAACAGGGACACAATCGTCTAGTGGGGTATAGAAAAAATTGGAAGAAATTGGTTTCTTTGATGTTGCAGGGTTGACTTGGTTGCACGTCTACTTTAGGGTCTATACTACAGGATAACAGGAGGAAGTTTCCCATAAATTTCTCTTCAGGACTTGTTAATTTGCAACAGGGACTCCATTAAGTACTGATGTAACATCGTAATCAGAAGAGTTATCTAAAACTGAAGTCATAAGGGGAAGTcttcaaagaaagaagaaaatagaagaCAGTCCATCAATCTCTAAATATCGCTTCCAAAACgaagaagagagaaataaGGAACAATTTTCATACATGCTattgaaatattaataattactcCTTCCAtcctataaaataattcactTTCAATTTACACATCAATTAAGGAAAAGTTATTTTGgataatatctttaaattttatcactattttttattaaaatttccataaaaGATAtagtttcaaattataaaatgtaaaattaattgtatatgataatatttatgGTAATTAATGAAAGGaattacttattaaattaataattaaaaaaatagattataaattgCAAGGACCAAAAGTAAGAAATATGTTTGTGAGAAATGACCAAATTGtattaattaacaattaatacttttacggTCAAATAATCTCATGAATTAACAACTAATGACCAttgtttcaaaagaaaaacaattaatgGCCATATAATAGGAAGCTGGATTTTCtcagaaaaaaatatgaagcTGGATTTGTTTATTCAGGAAGAGCAGAGAAAATTCGAAAAGCTTGCTAACATAGACATGGTAACCAAATCAGAAAGTGATAAAGATGAAGGAATGGGGAAAAATGTTGTTGTAAGAGGGAAGCACTAACAATTAGAAATAAGAGAGAGATAAAAATGCCTGAGTTGTTTTGCCACATCAGTAATTTCTGTCTATTCTCTTCATCCGGGTCAATGCACTGAACGCCAAGCATTAAAACAGCTTTCAATTGTTGCTCCTTTTCAGGCCATGGCCCCTCTTCAACGATTATGGGGTCTATGGTTAAGTCAAGCTTCTGCCGAGTGCGGGTTAAAAAAGTTTCCTGTCGTTTTTTCTCAGACCATGACACCTTTTCAACAATTAAGCTGCCTATGATCTCATCAAACCTTGCATCCTTTAGTATATTTTCCCAATTACCTTGGAATGGTTTTTGGCCGGTCAGAAGAACTAGAAGAAGTACTCCAAAACTAAAAACATCAATCTTCTCATTGAATATTCCTGAACGGGCGTACTCAGGAGCAGCATACCCGCAGGTTCCCATAACAAAATCCTCTATGTGGGTTTCACCTTCAGGAATTGACATGGATAGTGAAAAATCCGTCACTTTTGCTACAGAGTCTTCGTCTAGCCAGACATTTGAGAGTGTAATATGTCTATGAACAACGGGTCTGGGAAATGCAGTATGGAGATAAGCAATCACATTAGCTGCATCAACAGCAATCTTCAACCTACGTCGAAAACTTGCACTATCTGTTTTGTAGATGTAATCATGTAGATTTCCTTTCTCAGCATATTCAAAAACTAGAATGGGAATTTCGGACTCTAAACAGCATCCTAGCAATTTCAGAACATTTTTATGCCTGCTCATCTCTGACGCAAACACAATATCATTGATAGGACAAACTCTTTCATGAATATTAGTACGGTATCTTTTCACAATCACAGGACGCTCTCGCAGAAAACCCTTATAATGTGTATGCCATCCTCCTTCATAAATAACATTATTTTGGGAGTAACTATTTGTTGCAGTTTGGAGCTCTTCAACGGAGAAGCAACGGATAGGATTACCTCTGCCATTATTAAAGGCAATCGACTTTTCTAATAGTATTCCTCCATTCCTCATTAGCGCTTTCTCATTCTCATCCATGTTGTCTCTAAAGCATGAAAACATATTTGCCTATCCTGTCCACCAAACCACAAATTCGCACACTATAAAAACATACCGACTCTGAGACTACCGTGTGAGCTAGCTTATCAAAACACGAAATATCAGATTATAAATTCATCCATTCTtctactcttttctttttccaatctTTCTTGCGTTTCCATGCTCTCCTACTGATCAATctagttttaaaatttcataagaaCTAAAGAGAAATCTTAATGTTCTACAAGTCTTACCAGACTTATGACGAAAAGGTTCGCGTTTTCAATTAGACAAACATATATACGCAtactaaaactaaaactagAAGATACAGACATAGCTGaggatgaattaattaaagataagATGATGTACCTGTTTGTAGCCCAGTTATCTGATCGCACCAGAGATAAATGATATGCAGTTTTGTTGATGCTCAAAAAGCTGTAGCTAACAAGAATCTCTCTTAGTGTAGGCAGCATCAGCTTCTTCGAAGTTTCATATCGAAGGACGAGTCACGCTGCACATTGAATAAATGACCCCAGATATTTTCCTAGTCAACTACTAGTCAACTATCTCTAATTACATTTTCATATGATTATAGTTGATGAAGACCGTATTTATAAGGTCCAAGCACGATAGGGTAATTGATCATAAACTCATTTATGATTCATGATTAAGAGTTTTagttaaaagtaaaaacacaCACAtactataaaaagaaaacaattagttcccaatttattgaataaaatttaaaataattaaaggatcattattttatttgttaaaagaaaaaaaggtttCTTTGATGTTAGAGAGTTGAATTGGCTGCACATCTACTTGTGGTTCACACTAGAAGATAAAAAGTGGAGGGAGTTTCGCATAAATTTCTGTTATGAACTAGTCAATTGTCTTAAATAGTCTTCAAAGCTTTATACTGTTTTAGCTTTCATGGTAAATTCTATGTGTTATGAGGACATT
Coding sequences within:
- the LOC107260754 gene encoding uncharacterized mitochondrial protein AtMg00810-like; its protein translation is METKVKLNLEDGNPLDNIGHYQRLVGKLIYLTITRPDINYAVSMVSQFIHAPRTSHLDAIDKILRYLKGTPGQGILMKNNSSNDIIGFSDVDWAGSCDRKSTSGFCTFVGGNLVTWKSKKQTVTARSSAEAEYRAMASTASELI
- the LOC8285583 gene encoding non-functional pseudokinase ZRK2, yielding MSSPISEIVFASQMSSPISEIVFASQMSSPISEIVFASQMNSHKDALKLLGCCLETELPILVFESAENGTLHDRIYNPHLAGFQPLSWTNRLRIAIDQDYVPKLTDFSLSAPIPEGEYHIEHGVRTEKVPKETLGFLAAEFFSKSTINEKVDVYSFGVVLLSLLTGKRMQHPLPFATPENYLVDGLKAYAETKRFNYEIVVDPFILQEGPWPGKEQQLQKFSLLALQCSCDLEENRPAITEVAKQLRQIYQSASSNC
- the LOC8285585 gene encoding non-functional pseudokinase ZED1 codes for the protein MFSCFRDNMDENEKALMRNGGILLEKSIAFNNGRGNPIRCFSVEELQTATNSYSQNNVIYEGGWHTHYKGFLRERPVIVKRYRTNIHERVCPINDIVFASEMSRHKNVLKLLGCCLESEIPILVFEYAEKGNLHDYIYKTDSASFRRRLKIAVDAANVIAYLHTAFPRPVVHRHITLSNVWLDEDSVAKVTDFSLSMSIPEGETHIEDFVMGTCGYAAPEYARSGIFNEKIDVFSFGVLLLVLLTGQKPFQGNWENILKDARFDEIIGSLIVEKVSWSEKKRQETFLTRTRQKLDLTIDPIIVEEGPWPEKEQQLKAVLMLGVQCIDPDEENRQKLLMWQNNSGIFISLLFLIVSASLLQQHFSPFLHLYHFLIWLPCLC